The following proteins come from a genomic window of Enterobacter chengduensis:
- the rapA gene encoding RNA polymerase-associated protein RapA — translation MPFTLGQRWISDTESELGLGTVVAIDTRMVTLLFPATGENRLYARNDSPVTRVMFNPGDTVTSHDGWQLKIEDVKEENGLLAYIGTRLDTDEANVILREVLLDSKLVFSKPQDRLFAGQIDRMDRFSLRYRARKFQSEQYRMPWSGLRGQRTSLIPHQLNIAHDVGRRHAPRVLLADEVGLGKTIEAGMILHQQLLSGAAERVLIVVPETLQHQWLVEMLRRFNLRFSLFDDERYAEAQHDADNPFETEQLVICSLDFVRRSKQRLEHLCDAEWDIMVVDEAHHLVWSEDAPSREYLAIEQLAEHVPGVLLLTATPEQLGLESHFARLRLLDPNRFHDFAQFVEEQNNYRPVADAVAMLLAGKRLSNDELNTLSELIGEQDIEPLLQAANSDSDNAGSARKELIEMLMDRHGTSRVLFRNTRNGVKGFPKRELHTIKLPLPTQYQTAIKVSGIMGARKTQEERARDMLYPEQIYQEFEGDTGTWWNFDPRVEWLMGYLTAHRSQKVLVICAKAATALQLEQVLREREGIRAAVFHEGMSIVERDRAAAWFAEEDSGAQVLLCSEIGSEGRNFQFASNLVMFDLPFNPDLLEQRIGRLDRIGQAHDIQIHVPYLEKTAQSVLVRWFHEGLDAFEHTCPTGRTIYDQVHGDLIGYLAAPENVEGFDELIKSCREKHDALKAQLEQGRDRLLEIHSNGGEKAQALAESIEEQDDDTSLISFSMNLFDIVGINQDDRGENLIVLTPSDHMLVPDFPGLPEDGCTITFERDVALSREDAQFITWEHPLIRNGLDLILSGDTGSSTISLLKNKALPVGTLLVELIYVVEAQAPKQLQLTRFLPPTPVRLLLDKNGTNLAGQVEFESFNRQLSAVNRHTGSKLVNAVQQDVHAILQLGETQIEKAARALIDAARSEADEKLSAELSRLEALKAVNPNIRDDELTAIESNRQQVLESLNQASWRLDALRLIVVTHQ, via the coding sequence GTAAAAGAAGAGAATGGACTGCTCGCCTATATCGGCACCCGTCTGGACACCGACGAGGCCAATGTCATCCTGCGTGAAGTGCTGCTCGACAGCAAGCTGGTGTTCAGCAAGCCGCAGGACCGCCTGTTTGCCGGGCAAATCGACCGTATGGATCGTTTCTCGCTGCGCTATCGCGCGCGCAAGTTCCAGAGTGAACAGTACCGCATGCCGTGGAGCGGCCTGCGCGGCCAGCGCACCAGCCTGATCCCCCACCAGCTGAACATCGCCCATGACGTGGGCCGCCGCCACGCGCCGCGCGTGCTGCTGGCCGATGAGGTCGGCCTGGGTAAAACCATCGAAGCGGGCATGATCCTGCATCAACAGCTGCTTTCCGGCGCCGCCGAGCGCGTGCTGATTGTGGTGCCAGAAACCCTGCAGCACCAGTGGCTGGTCGAGATGCTCCGCCGCTTCAACCTGCGCTTCTCCCTGTTTGACGACGAACGCTATGCCGAAGCGCAGCACGACGCCGACAACCCGTTTGAAACCGAACAGCTGGTCATTTGTTCCCTGGACTTCGTGCGCCGCAGCAAGCAGCGTCTTGAGCACCTGTGCGATGCCGAGTGGGACATTATGGTCGTTGACGAAGCGCACCACCTGGTCTGGAGCGAAGACGCGCCAAGCCGCGAATACCTGGCGATCGAGCAGCTTGCCGAGCACGTCCCGGGCGTCCTGCTGCTGACCGCAACGCCGGAGCAGCTGGGCCTCGAAAGCCACTTCGCCCGCCTGCGCCTGCTCGATCCAAACCGTTTCCACGACTTCGCGCAGTTTGTGGAAGAACAGAATAACTACCGTCCGGTCGCGGATGCCGTCGCCATGCTGCTGGCGGGCAAGCGTCTTTCTAATGACGAACTCAACACCCTGAGCGAGCTGATCGGCGAGCAGGATATCGAGCCGCTGTTACAGGCCGCAAACAGCGACAGCGACAACGCGGGATCCGCGCGTAAAGAGCTGATCGAGATGCTGATGGACCGCCACGGCACCAGCCGCGTGCTGTTCCGCAACACCCGCAACGGCGTGAAAGGTTTCCCGAAACGCGAGCTGCACACCATCAAGCTGCCGCTGCCGACGCAGTATCAGACGGCAATCAAGGTTTCCGGCATTATGGGCGCGCGCAAAACCCAGGAAGAGCGCGCCCGCGACATGCTCTATCCGGAACAAATCTACCAGGAGTTTGAAGGCGATACCGGTACGTGGTGGAACTTCGACCCGCGCGTGGAGTGGCTGATGGGCTACCTGACCGCACACCGCTCCCAGAAGGTGCTGGTGATCTGCGCCAAAGCGGCCACCGCGCTGCAGCTGGAGCAGGTTCTGCGCGAGCGTGAAGGTATTCGCGCCGCCGTGTTCCACGAAGGCATGTCCATCGTCGAACGCGACCGCGCCGCGGCGTGGTTCGCGGAAGAGGACAGCGGCGCACAGGTGCTGCTGTGCTCGGAAATCGGCTCTGAAGGCCGTAACTTCCAGTTCGCCAGCAACCTGGTGATGTTTGACCTGCCGTTTAACCCGGATCTGCTGGAGCAGCGTATCGGTCGTCTGGACCGTATCGGCCAGGCGCATGATATTCAGATCCACGTGCCGTATCTGGAAAAAACCGCCCAGTCCGTGCTGGTGCGCTGGTTCCACGAAGGTCTGGACGCGTTTGAACATACCTGCCCGACGGGCCGCACCATTTACGACCAGGTGCATGGGGATCTGATCGGCTACCTGGCCGCGCCGGAAAACGTGGAAGGGTTTGATGAGCTGATCAAATCCTGCCGCGAGAAGCACGACGCGCTGAAAGCGCAGCTGGAGCAGGGCCGCGACCGCCTGCTGGAAATTCACTCCAACGGCGGTGAAAAAGCCCAGGCGCTGGCCGAGAGCATTGAAGAGCAGGACGATGACACCAGCCTGATTAGCTTCTCCATGAACCTGTTCGACATCGTCGGGATTAACCAGGACGACCGCGGCGAGAACCTGATTGTTCTGACCCCGTCCGATCACATGCTGGTGCCGGATTTCCCGGGCCTGCCGGAAGATGGCTGCACCATCACCTTCGAGCGTGACGTGGCGCTGTCCCGCGAAGATGCGCAGTTCATCACCTGGGAACACCCGCTGATCCGCAACGGCCTGGATCTGATCCTCTCCGGCGATACCGGCAGCAGCACCATTTCCCTGTTGAAAAACAAGGCGCTGCCGGTGGGCACGCTGCTGGTGGAGCTGATTTACGTGGTGGAAGCGCAGGCGCCGAAACAGCTGCAGCTTACCCGCTTCCTGCCGCCAACGCCGGTGCGTCTGCTGCTGGATAAAAACGGCACTAACCTCGCGGGGCAAGTTGAATTTGAAAGCTTCAACCGACAGCTGAGCGCGGTAAACCGCCATACGGGCAGCAAGCTGGTGAACGCGGTACAGCAGGACGTGCACGCCATTCTGCAGCTGGGCGAAACCCAGATTGAGAAAGCGGCCAGAGCGCTGATTGACGCCGCGCGCAGTGAAGCGGACGAGAAACTGTCTGCCGAGCTGTCCCGTCTGGAAGCGCTAAAAGCCGTCAACCCGAACATCCGTGACGACGAGCTGACGGCGATTGAAAGCAACCGTCAGCAGGTGCTGGAAAGCCTGAATCAGGCAAGCTGGCGTCTGGATGCCCTGCGTCTTATCGTTGTGACGCATCAGTAA